CGTCTTGCCGATTTCCGTATCGGTGCCGGTGACGAATAAGGACAGTGCGTGTTGAACTGCGCTACTCATGCCGCTTTCGCTCCGAGTTGCTGCAAGCCGGCTTCGAGCCGGTCGAGGTCCGCTTGCGAGTGCGCGGCCGACAGCGAAATACGCAAGCGCGACGTGCCGGCGGGCACGGTCGGCGGACGGATCGCCGGCACCCACAGACCCGCGCGGTCGAGCGTGGCCGCGATGTCGAGCGTGGCTTCGTTCGCGCCGATGATGAGCGGCTGCACGGCGGTATGCGAGTCGACCGGAAGCCACGGTGTGGCCTTCAGCATGGCGCGCGTGCGTTCGATCAGTTGCTGAAGATGCGCGCGCCGTGCGTCGCCTTCCTCGCCACCGATGATGCGCAGGCTTGCCGACACCGCGTGCGCCGCAGCCGGCACCGATGCCGTGGTGAAGATGTACGGACGCGCGCGCTGCACGAGCCACTCGATCACCGTCTCATGCGCCGTGACGAACGCGCCGGAGACGCCGGCCGCCTTGCCGAGCGTGCCGATCGAAATGAGGTTCGGCGAACGCAGCGCGGCTTGCGCGATCGCGCCGCGGCCTTGCGGGCCGAGCACCCCGAAACCGTGCGCGTCGTCGACGATCAGCCAGGCGCCGTGCTGTTCCGCGAGTTCCAACAGACGCGGCAACGGCGCGATATCGCCGTCCATGCTGAAGACGGTATCGGAGACGATCACCTTGACGTCGGCCTCCGAGGCTTCGAGCATCGCCCTCAGCGCTTCGGTATCGCAGTGCGGATAGATTTGCACGTCGGCGCGGGACAGGCGCGCGCCGTCGATCAGCGACGCGTGATTCAGCGCATCGGAGAAGAGCGTCGTGTCGCGGCCCGCGAGCGCGGTGAGCGTGGCGAGATTCGCCATGTAGCCGGTGCTGAAGTAGAGCGCGCGCGCGTTGTCGACGAAGCCGCCCGCGAATTCCGCGAGATCGTCTTCGAGTTGCGCATGCGCGCGCGAGTGGCCGCCGAGCAGATGCGAGCCGCCGCTGCCCGCGCCATAGCGCTGCGCGCCTTCAGCGATCGCCGCGATGAGCAGCGGATGCGCGGCGAGGCCGAGATAGTCGTTGCTGGCGAAGCCGATGATCTCGCGGCCATCGACGGTCATGTGTGCCGCGCACGGCGTGTCGGCGGTGCGGCGGCGACGGCGCAGGCCCCGCGCGTCGATGTCCTTCAGGCCTTCGGTGAGTGTGTCGAGCAGATGCATTAGCGGGTCTCTGCGAGCGTGGCTTCGAAGGTTTCGCGCGTGCGCGAGGCGAGCAGCGCGAGTTCTTCGTCGTCGAGGATATAAGGGGGCATCAGATATACCGTGGTCGAAATCGGGCGCAGCAGCAGTTCGCGCTGTAACGCGTTTTCGAAGAAGCGGCGCGAGAATGTTTTGGCTTGCTGAGCATCGTCGATCACGGCGTCAAACGCGAAGATCGTGCCGCACTGACGCAGATTGCGGACTTGCTCGTGCTCCGCGAGCGGCGCGAGCGCGGACTTCAGCTTCGCGGATTTTTGCGCGTTGACGGCGAGCACGTTGTCGCTCGCGAACAGATCGAGCGTGGCGAGCGCCGCGCGGCAGGCGAGCGGATTGCCGGTGTACGAATGCGAGTGCAGGAAGCCGCGCGCGGTGTCGTCGTGATAGAAGGCCGCGAAGATCTCGTCGCGCGACAGCACGATCGAGAGCGGCAGATAGCCGCCGCTGATGCCTTTCGACAGACAGAGGAAGTCCGGCCAGATGCCGGCCTGTTCGCAAGCGAAGAAGCTGCCGGTGCGTCCGCAGCCGACGGCGATTTCGTCGGCGATCAGATGCACGCCGTACTGGTCGCACAAGGCGCGCAATCCCGCGATATACGACGCGTCGTGCATGGTCATGCCGGCCGCGCACTGCACCAGCGGCTCAACGATCAACGCGGCGATTTTCGAGGCACGCGCTTCGAACAGCGAGCGAACGTGATCGAGCGCGCGGCGGGCGACATCGGCGGCGGTTTCGTCGGCTTGCGCGAGGCGCGCGTCAGGCGATGCCACGACGTGCGCGTGGCGGATCAGCGGATCGTAGGCGTCCTTGAAGAGCGCGACATCGGTGACGCCGAGGGCTCCGATGGTTTCGCCGTGATAGCTGTTGGCGATGCAGACGAATTCCTGCTTGTCGGCGAAACCGCGATTGCGCCACGAGTGGAAACTCATCTTCAACGCGATTTCGACGGCGGATGCGCCATCTGACGCGAAGAACGCGTGACCTAGCGTGTTGTTCGTGAGCGCGCTGAGCCGCTCCGCGAGTTCGATGGCCGGTTCGTGCGTGCAGCCGGCGAGCATGGCGTGTTCGAGCGTGTCGAGCTGGTCTTTCAGCGCCGCGTTGATGCGCGGGTTGGCGTGACCGAACAGGTTGACCCACCAGGAGCTGATGGCATCCAGATAACGATGACCGGCGCGGTCGTAGAGCCACGCACCC
The nucleotide sequence above comes from Paraburkholderia aromaticivorans. Encoded proteins:
- the bioF gene encoding 8-amino-7-oxononanoate synthase; protein product: MHLLDTLTEGLKDIDARGLRRRRRTADTPCAAHMTVDGREIIGFASNDYLGLAAHPLLIAAIAEGAQRYGAGSGGSHLLGGHSRAHAQLEDDLAEFAGGFVDNARALYFSTGYMANLATLTALAGRDTTLFSDALNHASLIDGARLSRADVQIYPHCDTEALRAMLEASEADVKVIVSDTVFSMDGDIAPLPRLLELAEQHGAWLIVDDAHGFGVLGPQGRGAIAQAALRSPNLISIGTLGKAAGVSGAFVTAHETVIEWLVQRARPYIFTTASVPAAAHAVSASLRIIGGEEGDARRAHLQQLIERTRAMLKATPWLPVDSHTAVQPLIIGANEATLDIAATLDRAGLWVPAIRPPTVPAGTSRLRISLSAAHSQADLDRLEAGLQQLGAKAA
- the bioA gene encoding adenosylmethionine--8-amino-7-oxononanoate transaminase translates to MDNPAPPSAAPEDWIARSLRAVWHPCTQMKHHERLPLVPVARGQGAWLYDRAGHRYLDAISSWWVNLFGHANPRINAALKDQLDTLEHAMLAGCTHEPAIELAERLSALTNNTLGHAFFASDGASAVEIALKMSFHSWRNRGFADKQEFVCIANSYHGETIGALGVTDVALFKDAYDPLIRHAHVVASPDARLAQADETAADVARRALDHVRSLFEARASKIAALIVEPLVQCAAGMTMHDASYIAGLRALCDQYGVHLIADEIAVGCGRTGSFFACEQAGIWPDFLCLSKGISGGYLPLSIVLSRDEIFAAFYHDDTARGFLHSHSYTGNPLACRAALATLDLFASDNVLAVNAQKSAKLKSALAPLAEHEQVRNLRQCGTIFAFDAVIDDAQQAKTFSRRFFENALQRELLLRPISTTVYLMPPYILDDEELALLASRTRETFEATLAETR